In Amyelois transitella isolate CPQ chromosome 27, ilAmyTran1.1, whole genome shotgun sequence, a single genomic region encodes these proteins:
- the LOC106142135 gene encoding 60S ribosome subunit biogenesis protein NIP7 homolog → MKVLSEDRTRILFEKLTKYIGVNVKLLIDRPDGTYCFREKKDRVYYISERLLQLAQTVKPDHLISAGTCFGKFTKTNKFRLHITALTYIAPYAPFKIWVKPSSEQQFLYGHHVIKSGLGRITENTPKHQGVVIYTMSDIPIGFGVAARSTTECRHADPLATIAFHQADIGEYIRSEDTLT, encoded by the exons ATGAAGGTCTTATCGGAAGACAGAACTAGGATACTGTTCgaaaaattaactaaata tatcGGAGTAAACGTAAAGCTGCTCATAGACAGACCAGATGGTACATATTGCTTTAGAGAGAAAAAGGACAGAGTTTATTACATTTCAGAAAGGCTTCTGCAACTAGCACAAACTGTGAAACCAGACCATTTAATTTCAGCGGGAACATGTTTTGGAAAATTTACAAAGACTAATAAGTTTAGGTTACATATAACTGCATTGACATACATTGCTCCATACGCCCCATTTAAGATTTGGGTGAAGCCCTCCTCTGagcaacaatttttatatggaCACCATGTTATAAAGAGTG GTTTAGGTCGTATAACAGAGAACACACCAAAACACCAAGGAGTAGTCATATACACAATGTCGGACATTCCCATCGGATTCGGAGTAGCCGCCCGTTCTACAACGGAATGTAGGCACGCAGACCCACTGGCCACCATTGCATTCCATCAAGCAGATATCGGTGAATATATTAGATCCGAGGACACTCTTACGTAG
- the LOC106142133 gene encoding three-prime repair exonuclease 1, giving the protein MNIRTFVFLDLETTGLPREERNHTKITELCLIAISRYDILVSKNGRIPACHKLSLLFNPERNINPVAAHITGLTNEYLKNCPTFVERVDTITFFLEELEEPVCLVAHNGSAFDFKVLLAEFVKIERILPKRLLCLDSLLVFRKILKDNPVNYKTLNSSADDSILTDDEDDDFPALSLSNEDWTEIDRLDTPQPNMSFRGVSSNTTRIISNSQRSNYTLTSLYKRLLNKDATNAHRAEGDCVMLLECVMALKEDFLFWADASCKRMDTVKPFVPY; this is encoded by the coding sequence ATGAACATTCGCACCTTCGTATTTTTGGACCTGGAGACAACGGGACTACCGAGAGAGGAGAGAAACCATACCAAAATAACTGAACTATGTTTGATCGCGATATCAAGATACGATATTCTTGTTTCCAAAAATGGCCGAATACCGGCATGCCATAAATTGTCATTGCTGTTCAACCCTGAGAGAAATATTAATCCTGTGGCAGCCCATATCACAGGGCTCacaaatgaatatttaaaaaattgtccAACTTTTGTTGAAAGAGTAGATACTATCACTTTTTTTCTGGAAGAATTGGAAGAGCCCGTTTGTTTAGTTGCCCACAACGGCAGCGCTTTCGATTTTAAGGTTTTATTAGCTGAATTTGTAAAAATCGAAAGGATTTTACCCAAAAGGTTGCTATGTTTAGACTCTTTGCTTGTGTTCCGGAAGATTTTGAAGGATAATCCTGTTAATTATAAGACTTTAAATTCTAGTGCTGATGATAGTATTCTTActgatgatgaagatgatgatTTTCCTGCGTTATCTTTAAGTAATGAAGATTGGACTGAAATAGACAGGTTGGATACACCTCAACCAAACATGTCATTTAGAGGTGTTTCTTCTAATACTACACGCATCATTAGTAATTCCCAGAGAAGTAATTACACATTGACATCACTTTACAAGCGTTTGTTAAATAAGGACGCAACAAATGCTCATAGGGCTGAAGGAGATTGCGTAATGTTATTAGAATGCGTTATGGCTTTGAAGgaagattttttgttttgggcAGACGCATCCTGTAAAAGAATGGATACTGTAAAACCATTTGTACCTTATTAA
- the LOC106142127 gene encoding uncharacterized protein LOC106142127, whose translation MTTIAINGVPFLCSLKHAAKLLWKYIRSPFQTLNFAQLPGQPKNVKTLYILVEKMDPEIVLQRLKNFNIRGRKLHSYIPKQVPNLTVSKNNFVAHNNEVKKNKKMIRNDPEKPDYVMTLAHAEIMAEMQYKYTGLYELSKKNGHTLLEEITHTIFERLKLIMDRNPNSMTSFNLSKAYRRAHPHFADFQMILSTLQKVQDVAGTPRTIITEQDITVINKQPCQYITNFSQYIVSVIGNIPYKKVKASCNKYTEAIVKKVTEHVDSLDTTIQDVDAEEEIAKKKVRAELKKLTPYLNTIIREVVTENFVPERSPYHRFRIYGEPFLPPKETMAPFLKRYHPVKVVRSDRMYNLLKMYISLPQYGSIMAMDGTVVDGAKLVIRPSEQMMYKIPESFVKEMRSAMARGYRPSEEQA comes from the exons ATGACAACCATAGCTATCAACGGCGTACCGTTTttg TGTTCTCTAAAACACGCTGCTAAATTACTATGGAAGTACATCAGGTCACCCTTTCAGACCCTAAATTTTGCACAACTACCTGGACAAcccaaaaatgtaaaaactcTTTACATACTTGTTGAAAAGATGGATCCGGAAATAGTTTTGCAAAGATTGAAGAATTTCAATATACGCGGCAGAAAACTCCATTCATATATACCTAAACAAGTGCCTAAT ttaacagtatcaaaaaataattttgttgccCATAATAATGaggtgaaaaaaaataaaaagatgatACGGAATGATCCTGAAAAACCAGattat GTAATGACGCTAGCGCACGCGGAAATTATGGCGGAGATGCAGTACAAATATACAGGACTTTACGAGTTGAGCAAGAAGAATGGTCACACCCTGTTAGAGGAGATAACGCAT ACAATCTTCGAACGGCTCAAGTTAATCATGGACAGAAATCCAAACTCGATGACCTCGTTCAATCTGAGCAAGGCATACCGCCGCGCTCACCCGCACTTCGCCGATTTCCAGATGATTCTGTCGACGCTGCAGAAAGTGCAAGATGTAGCCGGAACGCCGCGTACGATAATCACTGAACAGGATATTACAGTTATCAATAAGCAGCCATGTC aatatattacaaatttttctCAATATATTGTTTCAGTTATTGGCAACATCCCGTATAAGAAGGTTAAAGCTAGCTGCAACAAATACACTGAAGCCATCGTGAAAAAG gtaACAGAACACGTGGACAGTTTGGACACGACCATACAAGATGTGGACGCGGAAGAGGAAATAGCCAAGAAGAAAGTGCGCGCAGAACTCAAGAAATTGACGCCTTATCTCAATACG ATTATTCGCGAAGTGGTGACAGAAAACTTTGTCCCAGAAAGATCGCCGTACCATAGATTCAGA ATATACGGAGAACCGTTCCTACCTCCAAAGGAGACAATGGCACCGTTTCTGAAACGTTATCACCCGGTCAAAGTGGTCCGTTCGGACCGAATGTATAATCTGTTGAAGATGTACATATCACTACCTCAGTACGGTAGCATAATGGCTATGGATGGAACTGTTGTGG ATGGCGCTAAACTCGTTATACGACCGTCAGAACAGATGATGTACAAGATTCCCGAAAGCTTTGTCAAGGAGATGAGATCCGCCATGGCGCGAGGGTACCGGCCGAGCGAGGAACAGGCAT GA